In Candidatus Methylomirabilis limnetica, a single window of DNA contains:
- a CDS encoding zinc-ribbon domain containing protein, which yields MAFQDRSLTCVDCGQQFVFTAGEQEFYEQKGFVNEPKRCKGCKTVRKGTGGHGGPRQEFEVVCSACGQQTSVPFKPTLDKPVFCKPCFVAKRSTM from the coding sequence ATGGCATTCCAGGATAGGTCACTAACGTGTGTTGATTGTGGGCAGCAGTTTGTCTTTACCGCAGGGGAGCAGGAGTTTTACGAGCAGAAAGGATTTGTGAACGAGCCAAAGCGGTGCAAGGGCTGTAAGACGGTGCGCAAAGGGACGGGCGGCCATGGTGGCCCTCGCCAAGAGTTCGAGGTTGTCTGTTCGGCCTGTGGCCAGCAGACCTCTGTTCCTTTCAAACCGACACTCGACAAACCGGTCTTCTGCAAGCCCTGTTTCGTGGCCAAGCGATCGACGATGTAG
- the selA gene encoding L-seryl-tRNA(Sec) selenium transferase, translating to MDSRTRLLLRQLPSVDELLQEPSIREMVQALPRWAVVEAIREVLERWRRMLATGQSESASADLPSRDALIAEVKQIALRLNRPALRRLINATGVVIHTNLGRAPLAEVGIERIVEVARGYSNLEYDLEQGERGSRQGHVEWLLCRLTGAEAALAVNNNAAAVLLAINTLAEGKEVVVSRGELVEIGDSFRIPDIMRRAGGILREVGTTNRTYLRDYEEAIGAASAMLLKVHTSNFRIQGFASQVPVAELASLGEKTGLPVVEDVGSGALVDLSQIGLSKEPMPSESIRAGADLVTFSGDKLLGGPQAGLIVGKRLLVEKLRRNPLARAVRIDKFTLAALEATLRLYLDEGRAFAHVPVLRALAMSLQEIERRAGRLRDRIVALASGHLEVSVIDGTSEVGGGALPLESISTRLVAVRSAHLSAPVLEGRLRRTDPPAMVRIKDDQIVLDPRTVLEDELETLANLVASVAVP from the coding sequence GTGGATAGTCGAACGCGGTTACTCCTCAGGCAACTCCCTTCAGTAGATGAGTTGTTGCAGGAGCCGTCGATCCGAGAGATGGTTCAGGCGTTGCCGCGCTGGGCGGTCGTTGAGGCGATCCGAGAGGTGTTGGAGCGTTGGCGACGGATGTTGGCCACCGGACAGTCCGAATCGGCGTCGGCGGATCTGCCGTCCAGGGACGCTCTGATTGCCGAGGTAAAGCAGATCGCGCTGCGGCTGAATCGGCCGGCCCTGCGGCGTCTCATTAACGCAACAGGTGTGGTCATCCATACGAACCTCGGTCGCGCCCCGCTCGCCGAGGTTGGGATCGAGCGGATTGTCGAAGTGGCGCGGGGCTACTCGAACCTGGAGTATGATCTCGAACAGGGGGAACGGGGATCGAGGCAGGGCCATGTGGAGTGGCTTTTATGCCGTCTCACGGGGGCCGAGGCCGCGCTCGCGGTAAACAATAATGCGGCGGCGGTACTGCTCGCTATTAATACGCTGGCCGAGGGGAAGGAAGTCGTCGTCTCACGTGGGGAGCTGGTGGAGATCGGCGACTCGTTTCGGATCCCCGATATCATGCGCCGTGCAGGCGGGATCCTGCGGGAAGTGGGGACCACCAACCGAACCTACCTGAGAGATTACGAGGAAGCTATCGGGGCGGCGAGCGCGATGCTCCTGAAGGTTCACACCAGCAACTTCCGAATCCAGGGCTTTGCCAGCCAAGTTCCCGTAGCCGAATTAGCGAGCCTGGGCGAGAAGACCGGCCTTCCAGTGGTGGAGGATGTGGGCAGCGGCGCCCTCGTCGATCTGTCACAGATCGGGCTCTCCAAGGAGCCTATGCCATCGGAGAGCATCCGCGCCGGAGCAGACCTGGTGACCTTCAGCGGTGACAAGCTGCTGGGAGGACCCCAGGCAGGCCTGATCGTAGGGAAGCGACTGCTAGTCGAGAAGCTTCGCCGCAATCCACTCGCGCGTGCCGTGCGGATCGACAAGTTCACGTTAGCTGCTCTTGAGGCGACGCTACGCCTCTATCTTGATGAAGGGCGAGCCTTTGCTCACGTTCCGGTACTCCGAGCGCTCGCTATGTCACTTCAGGAGATTGAGAGGCGAGCCGGACGTCTGCGAGACCGGATCGTCGCACTCGCCTCGGGCCATCTGGAGGTCTCTGTCATCGATGGGACCTCAGAGGTCGGTGGTGGCGCGCTACCCCTCGAGTCGATCTCGACGCGACTAGTGGCGGTACGGTCCGCTCACCTGAGTGCACCGGTTTTGGAGGGACGCCTGCGACGGACCGACCCGCCGGCGATGGTTCGGATCAAGGATGATCAGATCGTCTTGGACCCTCGTACCGTCTTGGAAGATGAGCTGGAAACGCTGGCCAACCTGGTGGCCTCGGTTGCAGTGCCGTAG
- the tmk gene encoding dTMP kinase: MSGLFVTFEGGEGSGKTTQLKLLANRIRASGKEVNETRDPGGTGIGEGIRTLLLYSPLDACVDRPGSAPIAAATELLLYEASRAQLVREVIAPALARGTVVLCDRFTDSTLAYQGVGRGIDCNLIQRLSRFSTDGLIPDLTILLDLDPRIGLARCRGGVDGDASTGLSTGLSAWDRIEAEPLDFHQRIRGGYLAMAREEPDRITVIDAGLSVTEIETIAWNQFLHLQDRCGHAVS; this comes from the coding sequence ATGAGTGGGCTATTCGTGACCTTTGAGGGGGGTGAGGGGTCCGGGAAGACGACCCAACTCAAGCTGTTGGCCAATCGAATTCGTGCTTCCGGAAAAGAGGTCAACGAGACACGAGATCCAGGCGGGACCGGCATCGGGGAGGGGATCCGGACGCTCCTGCTCTACTCCCCGCTCGATGCATGCGTGGACAGGCCTGGATCGGCCCCCATCGCTGCTGCCACAGAACTACTGCTGTATGAGGCCAGCCGTGCGCAGCTTGTCCGGGAGGTGATCGCTCCTGCCCTCGCGCGAGGGACAGTGGTGCTGTGCGACCGTTTCACCGATTCCACGCTGGCGTACCAAGGAGTTGGGAGAGGCATCGATTGCAACCTGATACAGCGGTTGAGCCGATTCAGCACCGATGGGCTTATCCCGGATCTGACCATCCTGCTGGATCTCGACCCGAGGATCGGACTGGCGCGGTGCAGAGGAGGCGTTGACGGCGATGCTTCGACGGGACTTAGCACAGGACTGTCGGCTTGGGATAGGATTGAGGCCGAGCCACTTGACTTTCATCAGCGGATCAGAGGGGGGTACCTTGCCATGGCGCGTGAAGAGCCGGATCGAATTACCGTGATCGATGCCGGTCTGAGTGTGACCGAGATCGAGACGATCGCGTGGAATCAGTTCCTTCATCTTCAAGATCGGTGCGGTCATGCCGTTTCGTGA